From one Trifolium pratense cultivar HEN17-A07 linkage group LG1, ARS_RC_1.1, whole genome shotgun sequence genomic stretch:
- the LOC123897700 gene encoding transcription factor ALC-like, producing MAGSSSDDIMHQTHPSLVPPESQDFSNLLFNQLMDPSSSSSSFNFSDPFPNPSTTIPYPPSHFTSSSTQNDEASELPSSKATPPPRSSSKRSRAAEFHNLSEKRRRSKINEKLKALQNLIPNSNKTDKASMLDEAIEYLKQLQLQVQMLMVRNGYSLHPMSLSGGPRPTMFSQTDLLNLDESNIGFHNSINANDECFTRPGFSFPEQCSISNQSVILPSMTNIANFDASSSFQPSIKDVFCNNMPQLILDSTRIGKTPSPDVS from the exons atGGCTGGTTCTTCATCTGATGATATTATGCACCAAACACACCCATCATTGGTTCCTCCTGAATCACAAGATTTCTCAAATTTACTATTCAACCAACTCATggatccttcttcttcttcctcatctttCAATTTCTCTGATCCTTTTCCTAATCCTTCCACAACCATCCCTTACCCTCCTTCTCATTTCACTTCTTCTTCAACTCAG AATGATGAAGCTTCAGAGTTGCCATCATCAAAGGCTACCCCACCACCACGGTCTTCTTCAAAGAGGAGTAGAGCTGCAGAGTTTCATAATTTGTCTGAAAAG AGAAGGAGGAGTAAGATTAATGAGAAATTAAAAGCCTTGCAGAATTTAATTCCAAATTCTAACAAG ACAGACAAAGCTTCAATGCTAGATGAGGCTATAGAATATTTAAAGCAACTTCAGCTTCAAGTACAA ATGTTAATGGTGAGAAATGGATATAGCCTGCATCCAATGTCTTTATCAGGAGGACCGCGGCCTACAATGTTTTCTCAGACCGATTTGTTGAATCTTGATGAGAGTAATATTGGATTTCACAATTCTATCAATGCAAATGATGAATGTTTCACGCGGCCTGGTTTTAGTTTTCCAGAACAATGCAGCATCTCAAATCAATCTGTTATTTTACCGTCGATGACAAATATAGCTAATTTTGATGCTTCATCAAGTTTTCAACCCTCTATTAAG GATGTTTTCTGCAACAATATGCCACAACTGATTTTGGATTCAACAAGGATTGGAAAAACTCCTTCTCCAGATGTGTCTTAA
- the LOC123897717 gene encoding probable BOI-related E3 ubiquitin-protein ligase 2, whose translation MAFLQDQFQQRHYQNQQQQQQSQPQTKSFRNLRTIDGQMSQQMAFYNPTDLQDQSQHPPYIPPFHVVGFAPGPVIPADGSDGGVDLHWNFGLEPERKRLKEQDFLENNSQISSVDFLQPRSVSTGLGLSLDNTRLTSTGDSALLSLIGDDIDRELQQQDLEMDRFLKLQGEQLRQTILEKVQATQLQSVSIIEDKVLQKLREKETEVENINKRNMELEDQMEQLSVEAGAWQQRARYNENMIAALKFNLQQAYLQTRDSKEGCGDSEVDDTASCCNGRSLDFHLLPNENSNMQDMLKCKACRVNEVTMVLLPCKHLCLCKDCESKLSFCPLCQSSKFIGMEVYM comes from the exons atgGCTTTCCTTCAAGATCAGTTTCAACAACGTCACTATCAAAaccagcaacaacaacaacaatctcaGCCACAAACCAAATCTTTCAG AAATTTACGAACAATTGATGGTCAGATGTCACAGCAGATGGCTTTTTACAACCCTACTGATTTGCAAGATCAGTCTCAGCATCCACCTTACATTCCTCCAT TTCATGTTGTTGGTTTTGCTCCTGGTCCTGTAATTCCTGCTGATGGAAGTGATGGTGGTGTTGATTTGCACTGGAATTTTGGTTTGGAACCGGAGAGGAAGAGACTAAAAGAACAGGATTTTTTGGAGAATAATTCTCAGATATCTTCTGTGGATTTCCTGCAACCTCGATCTGTTTCAACGGGATTGGGATTGTCGCTTGATAATACCCGCTTGACTTCAACCGGAGACTCGGCTTTGCTGTCACTTATAGGGGACGACATTGATCGTGAGCTGCAACAGCAGGATTTAGAGATGGATAGATTTCTCAAACTGCAG GGTGAACAATTGCGGCAAACAATTTTAGAGAAAGTTCAGGCAACCCAACTTCAGAGTGTTTCAATCATTGAAGACAAGGTCCTCCAAAAACTTCGTGAGAAAGAAACCGAGGTGGAAAACATCAACAAGAGGAATATGGAACTCGAAGATCAAATGGAGCAGTTGAGTGTAGAAGCAGGCGCATGGCAACAGCGAGCCAGATACAACGAAAACATGATTGCTGCTCTCAAGTTTAACCTCCAACAAGCATACCTTCAAACTAGAGATAGTAAAGAAGGATGTGGTGACAGCGAGGTAGATGATACAGCTTCTTGCTGTAATGGTCGTTCGCTTGATTTTCATCTGCTCCCCAACGAAAATTCCAACATGCAAGACATGTTGAAATGCAAGGCTTGCAGAGTCAATGAAGTGACCATGGTTTTATTACCTTGTAAGCATCTTTGCCTCTGTAAAGATTGCGAAAGTAAGCTTAGTTTTTGTCCTCTATGTCAATCCTCTAAATTCATCGGCATGGAGGTCTATATGTAA